Below is a genomic region from Streptomyces sp. RPA4-2.
GACCACGACTCCGTCGAGGCTTTCGGGTCGGCTCTCTCCCGTGAGGAGGCGCGTGGGAACGTACTTGGGGATGTGCCGCCACATCGCCTTCTCGAGCTGGGCGACGAGGTCCTTCATGTGAGCGACGACGAGAATCCTGGCGTCCGGATTGGTCGTGAGGTGGCGGCTGATGATCTCCCCGCCCACCACGGTCTTGCCGAGACCCGTCGCGAGGACGAGCAGCGCGGTGCCGTTTGCGTCGAGGTCCCGGACCACGGCGTCCGCCGCCTCGGCCTGGTACGGGCGCAGGGCGTACTTCGCGGGAACGGTCTCGGGCATGCGGTCCCCGATCGACCTCAGGGTCGCGCCGTGCCAGACGGTGATCGGCACGCCGACTCCGTTGAGCGCCACGCGGCGGGCCTCAGCCGCCGCGTTGATGTCGGTGTTGGTGACCAGGATGGCCTTGTCCGCGCGGTAGCGCGTACGCGCGCGCTCGAGGTCGTCGACACCGCTCCGGTCGACCTTCCCTCCGGCCTTCCACTTGCACTGGAAGACCCACTGTTCCCGACCGCGTACCGCCAAGAGATCCGCGCCCTGGTCGCCGGCGCCGTCGATGACGCGCACGTCGTTGAAGCCGAGGTACCAGAGGGCCCGTTCGACGGCGTGCGTGAGACCTGTGGGTCCTCCCCTCAGAAGCTCGTCGGCCGAGAGGAAGACGGCGCTCACCTCTCCTCCGTGAGATCGTCGGCCAGCAGACGGATGCTCAGCCTCGTCCGCAGCAGCTGGTCCGGCAGGCTGGCCCCGGCGTAGGTCGCCTGCGTCGCGACATCGGAGAGGTAGCCGACCGTGCGCGTGAGGCTGAGCCGCCGCGCGGACGCGGAGGCGACACCCTCGTAGACGCCCTGGAAGACGCGGTTGTCCATGAACAGCGACGGCAGCGACTCGACGAGCCGGACCAGGAAGAGGGCGGGCACGTGCAGCAGGAACTCACCGCTCGCACCGAGGTCGGTCGTGCGGGTGACCTTGCCGTTGGCGATCATGGTGTGCTCGGTGTGGGTGAGTTCGTCGGGCGAGAGGAACTGAAACGCCTTCCCCGGTTCGCCGGAGCGGTCCAGCTCGGTCGCCATGCGGTGCCGGATCTCGGCAAGCAGTTCCTGCGCCTCTGCGCTGATCATCTGGGCATCCAGAGCGGTGGCGGGCAGCGACTCCACCCGGATCGCCGCGATGAGTTCGGAATGGCTCCACTCCGTCTCCGCCTGAACCCTGAGCAGAACGGCGATCTCCGCGAGCAGCAGGTCGGCCGGGTCCGCACCGAACCTCTGGAAGATCGGATGATCGAGGTCGAGGAACGCCACGAGGGCGTTGCCGCCGCGCTGGTCCAGCAGGACGGGGGTGGGGTGGAGGTTCTCGTCGGTGAGGCCTCCCGCCGTGAGCCGACGTGCCTCGACCTCGACGAATCCGACGCGCGGGTGGCCGAAGGAGCGGCTCAGGGCCGGGTAGGTGGTCGAGTTCTCCGTGTAGCGCGTGACACGTTCCTGCCGCGTTTCCTTGCGCGTCTCTGGGGCCGGTGCGGCGGCAGCGGACTCGCCGCCGGCCGTCGGGGCCTGCTCCTGGGCATCGGGCGGCGTCTCGTCCGAACCGGTCGCGGGGGAACTCGGACCGCTGATTTCAGTGCCGTCGAAACCGAGCGCCTCCATCACGGCCGCCTCGTCGGGCTTTCCCGGGGTGGCGGCTGCCGCCTTCGAGTTCTTGCCCCTGCTCTTGGCGGCCTCGTGGTCCTCGACCGCCTGCCACCAGCGCTCATCGGTCTGGTAGGCGGGGTTGCCCCGGTGGAACTCCTGTCCCCACCGACGGGTGTCGTCGTGGATCGGCTTGCGGCCGTCTCCCGGGACCAGGTACCGCAGACCGGCGTCGTTACGACGGTATCCCTTGAAGAGGAGCGCTAGCGGGCTGGTGTTCTCCTCGTACTCAAGGTTCGCCGCGCGCTGGGGCAGCAGCGGCGCGACCCCCCTTACGATCTCGACCGCCGAACGCCAGCTGCGGTCGCCGTACTCGAAGGCGTCCTTCTGGTACGTGACCGGGACGTGGTCGAGGTGGATCTCCCCGATGATGCGGCCACCCTGGTGGGCGAGGTCCACCGGATACTCCGGCTCTTCGTTGCCCACCGCTCCGTCAGGGTTGCGCCAGGTGAACAGCTGCTTGTCCCAGCGGAGGATCTTGCGACCGTTGCGCAGGAAGTCGATTCCGTAATCGTGCTTGTGCATGTAACGCTGGATGCCGAGCCACCCGTGCACCCGGCGCTCACGAACGGTGAGTCGATCGCTCCCACAGTCTTCGCAGGCGTCGCGATCAGTGAGCTGCCACTGTCCGCAGTCACCACAGGCGAGACCGTTCTCCAGCTTCTGGTCGATCTCGATGTAGGCGGGGATGCGCTCCTTGTTGTTGTAGAGGACCGAGCGGTCGTCTCCCCAACGGCAGTGCTGGACAGGCTTCACCTGGAAGCCGCCAACCCACAGCTCGAACGGACGGTTCAGGAACATCCAGGAGTAGACCTGTCCGAGGATGTTGCGCAGGGCCGAGCCGTTCTTCTGCAGCCACCGAGCGCGCGTGGGATGCAGGCGGCTGATGACGATACGCGTGCCGTGCTCGTTGGGATCGGCCTTCGGCTCCGTGATGTCCTCCGCCTCGAAGTCGTCTCCGATGCGGTCGAGGTCGATCTCCACACCGATCCACTCGGTGTCGCCCTGGCGCGTGGTCAGGACGCGCGTGCGCTTGCCGAGCCGCGCCGTCGAGACGTTGAACCCCATACCGAAGAGGCCGAGCTTGTCGTGCATGTCGTTGCCCGACCAGCCGGCCCGTACAGCCCGCTCCAGCCGGTCGTACGTCATGCCGCGACCGGTGTCGGTGATCACGAGCTGGCCCTGCGTGGAGTCGGGGAGCTCGACGCTGACGCGATACCCGCCCGCCCAGGGGGTCCCGGACCGATGGATCTCCGTGAAGTCGTCGAAGGCGTTGTCGATCAGCTCGGCGATGCACTGCCACTCGTCGAACTCGATTTCACCGAGCATGCGCAACACGCGCGCGGAAGGTGTGATCTTCATAGACGGACGGACCCCCTGTACTCGTCTCGCGTGGGCACGCCGAAGAAAGCCCTACCGCGGGCAGCGCTTCGGCGCGCGGCTCGGGTAGAGCCGTACGCGTGATGAAGAGAGTAGAGGGAACCACTGACAATCGGCGGTAAGTTCCCTGCCGTTCCATCCAGTTGAGTGGCTTATGGCGGTTGCGAGACCCGGTCGCCAGCCGTCGCAATCGCAACGTCCCACGGCGATCCGCAGTGCTGGTGGTAGACGCCGGCGGTTGTTGGGGGACTCCTTCCGTGATCCGTGAACCCGCCGAGGGTGCCCGTAGAGCTCGATGCGCGCGTCGAACCACCGTTGGGGCTGTTGGCCGAGGTTGGCGTCAACGTTGGGGACGGCCTGCTCGCGTTCAGCGAGGGCGACGGTCGGGCGCATCAATCTGTGCCGGGCCTCCGACGCCGTCAACGAGCTCCTGAATCACGAAACGTTGTGATCATCCCGCGCCGCAAAGTCGCGAACGGCGGCGGCGACCCGGCCCGCCGCTTGTACGGGATCTTCGTGCTCCCAGATTCTGATGGCACGCCATCCCGCCTCCGCCAAGAACTGGTCGGTCTGGGAGTCCCTGGCTCGATTTCCATCGATCTTGGTGCGCCAGAAGTCACTGTTCGTGCGTGCTGGGCGGCAGTGATCGGGGCACCCATGCCAGAAGCACCCGTCTACGAAGACGGCGACACGAGCACGGGTGAAGACGAGGTCGGCGGTTCGCCGTACTCCGGGAAGCGGACGTGCCGATACGCGGTAGCGCAGACCTTCGCGATGCAGCAGTGAGCGGATTCGGAGTTCCGGTGCCGTGTCGCGGCCTCGGTTCCCGCGCATCGATGACCGCGTGGCAAGGGACGACGCCCACGACCCCTCCGGAAGAGGACGCTCTCCGACCATCCCCCGGTCCTTGGCGATCTGCCAAGCCTGTTCAAGATTCGCCGCACGCGTCGGGTGCTCCACTTCTCCGACATACAGGGCGGGCGAACGCCCGTTCTCCGACCAGCGGAGATAGGCCCTGATCCGACGAGTCCTGGGCAACAACTTCAGCGTGATCGAGGCCAGCGCGTAGTCGCCGTCTTTACGCTTGACATAGCGGCCCTCGCGACCACCTGCGGCACGATCCTGCTCGGCGACGATCGCCTTCCTGGTCCGCCCCTGCCGTCCCCGCCATGCCCTCTCGGGCGGCGGCTTGTCCTTCCAGCCCACTTGCCGGGACTCGACGGCGTCGTTCACGAGCGTCGTTCCGCGTCGTCGAGGGCTTTCGCGACGGCGCTGGTGAACACCTCGCCCAGCTTCACGGGAACAGCGTTGCCCAGCTGCCGCATGCGTTCACCCCGCGGGCCCGCCATGTTCCATCCATCGCCGAAGGTCATGACCCTGGCGGCCTCGCGCACGGTCATATACCGGTGCTCGGGGCGCAGCAGGCCGGTCTTCTCGTCGCGCACCAGGTTGTCGAGCTGCATGACCGACTCGCCACCGGGCACACCGTGCACCCCGGCCTTGACGGTCTTGGCCGGCCGGTCAAGTTCGTTGGGTGTGTGCCCGTCGTAGATCCTGGCTCCGGGCCACCCGATGTGGTCGGGGAATCCGCCCTGTTCCGTCGTCTTGTCCAACATGCTGGTGTTGATCTCGGGGAGCCCCATTATGGCGTCTCGAAGGGTGAGCCAAGGCTGGAGCTCCTCATCCCCGCTTTCGAACGACAGCTGCTCGTTCGCGTAGCGCGAGGTCACCAGATCGATGACGCGCTTCGGAATCTTGGCGCCCGCCCGCTCGTGGCGCTTCCAGTAGGAGCCTTCGAGGATCGTCCGGGCGAGGGCCGCGTGGGAGTGGGTGCGCGCGACAGCGCGCTTGACCAACTTCGGGTCCACGCCCAGGTCAGCGCGGAACGCCAGGAGGATCACGCGGTTGCGGATCTGCGGCACCCCGTAGTCGGCGGCGTTCACGGCGTGTTGCGTGACCTCGTAAGTCTCCGCCGGATCGGTGTCCTTCGCATCGAGCCGCTCCTGCAACGCCTGGTCGTGCTGCTGCCACCTGGCACCCTTACCGCGCTTCACAGACGGCAGGGAAAGCTCGCGCTTGATGTACTCGAAGTAGGGAGCAAAGGACGGGCGAAGGAGCCCTCGGACGTTCTCACAGATGACGGCCTTGGGACGGATCTCACGAACCGCCCGGAACATCTCCGGGAACATGTTCCGCTCGTCCTCGTCGCCCTTCGCGACTCCACCAAGGCTGAACGGCTGGCATGGTGGCCCGCCGGCCAGAAGGTCAACGTCGCGATCCCTGAGGAAGCGCATGTCCAACTCTCGGACGTCGCCGGTGACCAGGGGAGGGTAGTGGGGCCGCTCGACGGCGCCCGCAGCTTCGAAGCCCTCCGCGCGCTGCCTATCGATCTGGTCCAGCCACTTCGCCAGCACATCGGAATCGACGTCCGCGGGAAACGCGTCGAAGCGATTGCCCTCAAGCGTCTCGCACGCCCTCTTCGCGAACTCGTTCAGCAGCAGGTGTCGGAAGCCGGTGTTTGTGCTGGCTTGGACCAGCCCACCCCCGCCCGCGAAGAGCTCTACCGACGTCCGTTGCATTTCCACTCCTAGCAGTTCAGTGCAGTCAGAACCATACCGCGGAGTAGTGTCAATTGTGTCCCGTGTGCCGGAGAAACTCGTGCGATGTCGCCCCACAGCGGTAGAACCATGAAGAGGGCGACGGGGGCTATGACGGCGACAACAGGGGGGTCGGAGGAGTCGGCATTCCATCGAAGCTTCACCCTCAGCATCACGAAGGCGCTGGGCGATCAGCTCGCGGCGGATCTCGCCAAGCTGACCAGGCCCCCCTTGAGCGACGTGAGCATCAACCAGCTGCTGCAGCGTCCGGTCTGCAGTTACGGCTGGGCGTCTCGGCACTCTCCTGCTCGACTCCCGCGGCCGAGTTCATCCAGCGTGGAGAGCATCCTGCAACCGACCCCCAAGCGCCGTCAGACCCCTTCCATGGCCACAACAGGGCAATCTCGTCGATATGCGGATATAGCACTCGCCGACGAGACGCGGAACGTGGCTTCGGCTCAAGTCGGGAAGTGAGAGGCGAAGTTGTTCCGTGCCGCGCGAGCACTGGGGCGGTTCGTCGCGTGGGGCGACCTCCCCCGGCACGTGGGTGAGCAGGCTCTTCAAGATCTTCTCCAGGATTCTCCAGAGGGCCCCTGGAGAACGAGGCAGGCCGCTGCTGATTGCTTAGCACCGGGCCTGACCTGCGTTCTAGCTTTCGGGGTGGCGGGATTTGAACCCACGACCTTTTCGTGAGGGTTCGGTCTTGGGCTGGTGTGCCGCCTGCTTGTGCTGACGGTCCACTGGCGTTCGCGACTGCTCGGGCCTTCCCCCGTGAAGGTGGGCACGCGGTTATTGATCACGCGGCGAGCGTGAGTTTAGCGGTGTGGTGTCGGTGTTCGTATTCGTTGGGGCTGAGGTGGCCGTTGGCGGAGTGCCGGCGGCGGGTGTTGTAGCGGGTCAGCCAGGCGAAGACGGTCCGGCGGCAGGTGCCGGCGTCACCGTAGTCGTGGGCGCCCTGGAGGGTCTCGCGTTTCAGGGAGGCGTGGAAGCTTTCGCAGGCCGCGTTGTCGGCGCTGGTGCCGACCGCGCCCATCGAGCGGGTGACCCCGAGCTGGTCGCAGAGGCCGGCGAAGGCCCGGGATCCGTATGGGGCCCCGTGGTCGGAGTGGAACACGGCGCCGTCCGGACGGCCGCGGGTCGAGGCTGCCATCCGCAGCGCGTCGGCGACCAGGCCGGTGCGCATGTGGTCGGCGATGGACCAGCCGACGACCTTGCGGCTGAAGCAGTCCAGCACGGTCGCGAGATAGAGGAACTCCCCGCCGGCGAGCGGGAGATACGTGATGTCGCCCATGTACTTCCGTCCCGGATCGGCGGCGGTGAAGTCCCGCTGGAAGAGGTCCGCAACCGGTGAGGCTGCCGGGTCCGGGACGGTGGTGCGCACGCGTCTGCGCAGGCGGATGCCGGTGATCGAGAACGTCCGCATGATCCGGGCGACCCGCTTTTCGTTGACCCGCCGTCCTTTCTCGCGGAGCTCGGCGGTCACTCGCGGGGAGCCGTAGGCGCCGCCGGACTCGCCGTGGATCTCGCGGATCTCCTCGGCCAGGATCCGGTCCTCGTGCTGCCGGGCGGCCCGGGCCTCGGCGCCGGCGAGCCACTTGTAGTAGCTGGACCGGTTCACGTCCAGGACGTGGCAGAGCCGCTTCACCTCGTAGGTGTCCCGGTGGTCGTCGACGAACTGGAAGCGGCTGATCACCAGTTCGTCTCTCCGGCGGAATACTTGGCCGCCTTGCGGAGGATGTCCCGCTCGGTCGCGAGCTTCCGCTCACTCGCCTCGAGCTCGGCCACCCGGGCCTCCAACTGCCGGATCCGCCCGTCCGGAGCGTCGGACGGCACCGCCGCCCCCGGTCGGACGGCCGGCTTTGCAGCCGTGGCGGTGACACCGCGGCGTTCGCGGTCCCGCAGCACCCACTCGCGCAGGGTCGCCCGGTTGATGCCCAGGTCGGCGGCGATGCTCTTGTAGGTCGCCCCGGGTGTGGACTCGTACAGGGCCACGGCATCGGCCTTGAACTCGTCCGAATAGTCCTTCATCGCCATCGGCGGTCTTCTCGCTTCCTCCGGATCAAGCTGATCCAGTATCAGCGTGTCCACCACTCAGGGGGAGGCCCCGGGCACCCAAACCCTGCCAATGCCCGAGCGGCATGCCTACGAACCTGGCTCGCCTGTCAGTACCGCATGCAACAATGTCTCCCCGTTTCATCATTGGGGGATCGATGGACGAGATAGGACAAGTAGTCGTTGCCGCTGGGCATCTGGCACTCAAACCGCGAGGCCCTCGGTGGGCCCATGCCTCCCTGTGTGTCCTGGACGCCGTCTTCTCTATCAACGCCCACTACGAGCGACACACGGTCCCGACCTGCCACCGCTACGCGGCCTGGGCCGGCATCTCAGTTCCGCTGTCAGGTAGCGCGCAGCTCCCTGTCCCCGACGAGCAACCGCTTCAGGGCTTCGTTGCGCATATCCAGACCCACGGCGAAGAGGCCTTTTCTTCCGAGGTCCTACAGAACAGGCAGCGCACACGGGCAAACCGCGATGCCCCACTGAAGGCGGAGGCTGCCCGTCAGTACGCCGAGCTTCTGGTATCCCACGGCGTCGCAACCCTTGCCGGTGCCAACGCGCTGCTCGCTGACTTCGACAGGCTGAAGGCCATTGAGCGTGACCTCGCCGGGGTTGCAGGCCACGGCTCAGGCGCACGACTCGCCTACCTGTGGATGCTGTTGGGAGACGACAGCCGCATCAAGCCGGACCGCATGGTTCTTCGATGGCTGCATACAGTGCTGCAGCGCACGGTGACCACGGCCCAAGCGATCAGCATCCTCACTGAGGCTGCGGCGCGCTTGAGGTGCACACCGTGGGAGCTAGACCACACGATCTGGGAAAACCAGCGGAAGGTCTGACCGCAGCGAATACATGCGCGCCTCTGTGAGACCCAGTCGACAGCCATTCGCACCCGGCTCCGGAAGATTGCGCGCAGTCTTCAGTAAAGAGTGGCGACTCCGTACTCTCGCAAGACGCAGTGGACCACCCTGATCGGCAGGCCCCGCGGTCTCGTCAGCATCAGCATTTCCTCAAGAT
It encodes:
- a CDS encoding ATP-binding protein, producing MKITPSARVLRMLGEIEFDEWQCIAELIDNAFDDFTEIHRSGTPWAGGYRVSVELPDSTQGQLVITDTGRGMTYDRLERAVRAGWSGNDMHDKLGLFGMGFNVSTARLGKRTRVLTTRQGDTEWIGVEIDLDRIGDDFEAEDITEPKADPNEHGTRIVISRLHPTRARWLQKNGSALRNILGQVYSWMFLNRPFELWVGGFQVKPVQHCRWGDDRSVLYNNKERIPAYIEIDQKLENGLACGDCGQWQLTDRDACEDCGSDRLTVRERRVHGWLGIQRYMHKHDYGIDFLRNGRKILRWDKQLFTWRNPDGAVGNEEPEYPVDLAHQGGRIIGEIHLDHVPVTYQKDAFEYGDRSWRSAVEIVRGVAPLLPQRAANLEYEENTSPLALLFKGYRRNDAGLRYLVPGDGRKPIHDDTRRWGQEFHRGNPAYQTDERWWQAVEDHEAAKSRGKNSKAAAATPGKPDEAAVMEALGFDGTEISGPSSPATGSDETPPDAQEQAPTAGGESAAAAPAPETRKETRQERVTRYTENSTTYPALSRSFGHPRVGFVEVEARRLTAGGLTDENLHPTPVLLDQRGGNALVAFLDLDHPIFQRFGADPADLLLAEIAVLLRVQAETEWSHSELIAAIRVESLPATALDAQMISAEAQELLAEIRHRMATELDRSGEPGKAFQFLSPDELTHTEHTMIANGKVTRTTDLGASGEFLLHVPALFLVRLVESLPSLFMDNRVFQGVYEGVASASARRLSLTRTVGYLSDVATQATYAGASLPDQLLRTRLSIRLLADDLTEER
- a CDS encoding very short patch repair endonuclease codes for the protein MNDAVESRQVGWKDKPPPERAWRGRQGRTRKAIVAEQDRAAGGREGRYVKRKDGDYALASITLKLLPRTRRIRAYLRWSENGRSPALYVGEVEHPTRAANLEQAWQIAKDRGMVGERPLPEGSWASSLATRSSMRGNRGRDTAPELRIRSLLHREGLRYRVSARPLPGVRRTADLVFTRARVAVFVDGCFWHGCPDHCRPARTNSDFWRTKIDGNRARDSQTDQFLAEAGWRAIRIWEHEDPVQAAGRVAAAVRDFAARDDHNVS
- a CDS encoding DNA cytosine methyltransferase is translated as MQRTSVELFAGGGGLVQASTNTGFRHLLLNEFAKRACETLEGNRFDAFPADVDSDVLAKWLDQIDRQRAEGFEAAGAVERPHYPPLVTGDVRELDMRFLRDRDVDLLAGGPPCQPFSLGGVAKGDEDERNMFPEMFRAVREIRPKAVICENVRGLLRPSFAPYFEYIKRELSLPSVKRGKGARWQQHDQALQERLDAKDTDPAETYEVTQHAVNAADYGVPQIRNRVILLAFRADLGVDPKLVKRAVARTHSHAALARTILEGSYWKRHERAGAKIPKRVIDLVTSRYANEQLSFESGDEELQPWLTLRDAIMGLPEINTSMLDKTTEQGGFPDHIGWPGARIYDGHTPNELDRPAKTVKAGVHGVPGGESVMQLDNLVRDEKTGLLRPEHRYMTVREAARVMTFGDGWNMAGPRGERMRQLGNAVPVKLGEVFTSAVAKALDDAERRS
- a CDS encoding IS3 family transposase (programmed frameshift) translates to MAMKDYSDEFKADAVALYESTPGATYKSIAADLGINRATLREWVLRDRERRGVTATAAKPAVRPGAAVPSDAPDGRIRQLEARVAELEASERKLATERDILRKAAKYFRRRDELVISRFQFVDDHRDTYEVKRLCHVLDVNRSSYYKWLAGAEARAARQHEDRILAEEIREIHGESGGAYGSPRVTAELREKGRRVNEKRVARIMRTFSITGIRLRRRVRTTVPDPAASPVADLFQRDFTAADPGRKYMGDITYLPLAGGEFLYLATVLDCFSRKVVGWSIADHMRTGLVADALRMAASTRGRPDGAVFHSDHGAPYGSRAFAGLCDQLGVTRSMGAVGTSADNAACESFHASLKRETLQGAHDYGDAGTCRRTVFAWLTRYNTRRRHSANGHLSPNEYEHRHHTAKLTLAA